The following proteins come from a genomic window of Lolium rigidum isolate FL_2022 chromosome 5, APGP_CSIRO_Lrig_0.1, whole genome shotgun sequence:
- the LOC124655929 gene encoding pathogenesis-related thaumatin-like protein 3.7 produces the protein MAPSRVLQQIALLLLVAAAATHAATITVVNKCSYTVWPAALPGGGVRLDPGQTWPLTMPAGTAAARVWPRTGCTFNGSGVGRCITGDCAGKLACTLSGEQPTTIAEYTLGKDGAPDFFDLSLVDGFNVPMRFQPLDGALCRAASCVVDITKECLPELKVTGGCASSCGKFGGDTYCCRMHMAVSRSVNAN, from the coding sequence ATGGCGCCCTCTCGCGTCCTCCAACAGATCGCTCTTCTTCTCCTGGTAGCTGCCGCTGCCACCCACGCGGCCACCATCACCGTCGTGAATAAGTGCTCCTACACAGTCTGGCCTGCCGCGCTCccgggcggcggcgtgcggctcgACCCGGGCCAGACGTGGCCTCTCACCATGCCGGCCGGCACCGCAGCCGCCAGGGTGTGGCCGCGCACGGGGTGCACCTTCAACGGCAGCGGCGTTGGCCGCTGCATCACCGGCGACTGCGCCGGCAAGCTGGCCTGCACCCTCTCCGGCGAGCAGCCGACAACAATTGCAGAGTACACGCTGGGGAAGGACGGGGCCCCGGACTTCTTCGACCTGTCCCTCGTCGACGGGTTCAACGTGCCGATGAGGTTCCAGCCCCTAGACGGTGCTCTGTGCCGTGCCGCCAGCTGCGTCGTGGACATCACGAAGGAGTGCCTGCCGGAGCTGAAGGTCACCGGAGGGTGCGCCAGCTCCTGCGGCAAGTTCGGCGGGGACACCTACTGCTGCAGGATGCACATGGCTGTATCTCGATCAGTAAATGCAAATTAG
- the LOC124655928 gene encoding uncharacterized protein LOC124655928 translates to MGQVHIGFLSAYDSVRKTGHGTYKKRQWIYFTFYLKATLNTQHSARPGSPHRTVLQSTLRRQTVYRALPGSSPPCWEGGLNLLRTSRCTDADGMMDRQARSRAEHGVAFRSGVDFVMETWVYSLGHQVHVCYYCQIDSQVIQCRVDRGRLIRSMQGGRHDPSRSTRQEIMCICKA, encoded by the exons ATGGGGCAG GTTCACATTGGATTCTTAAGTGCATATGATTCTGTTAGGAAAACGGGGCATGGTACTTATAAAAAGCGACAGTGGATATAT TTCACTTTTTATTTGAAAGCAACACTGAACACCCAGCACTCCGCGCGGCCAGGGAGTCCACATCGCACCGTCCTGCAGTCCACTTTGCGACGCCAGACAGTCTACCGCGCGCTGCCGGGGAGTTCACCTCCGTGTTGGGAAGGAG GTCTAAACTTGCTGAGAACATCACGTTGCACAGATGCAGATGGAATGATGGATCGTCAAGCTCGATCACGAGCAGAACACGGAGTAGCATTTCGCTCAG GTGTAGACTTTGTGATGGAAACGTGGGTATACTCACTTGGCCACCAGGTGCATGTATGTTACTATTGCCAGATTGATTCCCAGGTGATACAATGTAGAGTCGACAGAGGTCGGTTGATCAGGTCAATGCAGGGAGGGAGGCATGATCCGTCCAGGTCAACAAGACAAGAAATTATGTGCATATGCAAGGCGTAG